The Geotalea uraniireducens Rf4 genome window below encodes:
- a CDS encoding ABC transporter ATP-binding protein: MSNLLEVRDLYKSYGTGAAKVEVLRGISLNVTAGETIALVGASGAGKSTLLHVLGTIDTPTSGTVLFNGEEIFRLGGMALAAFRNRSIGFVFQFHHLLPEFSALENAMMPLLIGGMKRGEAEAIAEELLRDVGLSHRLTHKPGELSGGEQQRVAIARSLVRSPKLLLADEPTGNLDMKTSDEVHDLLNEIHRKKGLTLIIVTHNEKLADRMGKTIRLVDGKIS, encoded by the coding sequence ATGAGTAACCTGCTGGAGGTCCGCGATCTCTACAAGTCATACGGAACCGGTGCGGCAAAGGTGGAGGTGTTGCGTGGCATCAGCCTTAACGTCACTGCCGGCGAGACCATAGCTCTTGTTGGGGCTTCCGGCGCCGGCAAAAGCACCCTGCTCCACGTGCTTGGAACCATTGACACTCCCACGTCAGGTACGGTGCTGTTCAACGGAGAGGAAATCTTCAGGCTGGGCGGGATGGCGCTGGCGGCATTCAGAAACCGTTCCATCGGCTTCGTCTTCCAGTTTCATCATCTTCTCCCCGAATTTTCCGCATTGGAAAATGCCATGATGCCCCTTTTGATCGGCGGGATGAAGCGGGGCGAAGCTGAAGCGATTGCGGAAGAACTGTTGCGGGATGTGGGTTTGTCACATCGCCTGACTCACAAGCCCGGCGAGCTTTCCGGCGGAGAGCAGCAGCGGGTCGCCATTGCCCGTTCCCTGGTGCGTTCGCCGAAACTGCTGTTGGCCGACGAGCCGACCGGTAACCTGGATATGAAAACCAGCGACGAGGTTCATGACCTTTTGAACGAGATCCACCGGAAAAAAGGGCTGACACTCATAATAGTAACCCATAACGAGAAGCTTGCTGACAGAATGGGCAAGACCATACGCCTGGTAGATGGGAAAATCAGTTAG
- a CDS encoding lipoprotein-releasing ABC transporter permease subunit has translation MPFELFIGLRYLKAKRKSTFISLITLISVAGVALGVMALIIVLAVMTGFEEDLKDKILGTNAHIVVLKSSDGIEDYPRLTERLMGLKGVVAATPFIYSQVMLTTGKNVSGVVLRGIDTKSDAQVTNLHKAVVEGKLADLDRPAPLPLNSSEAPSPGVVIGKELAKNLNLFLGDTVNVVSPMGNITPLGMMPKMKRFRVVGIFNTGMYEYDSTLAYVGLDEAQAFLGMGKAVTGIQLKVEDVYKTGMLVRRINSEIGYPYFARDWMQMNKNILFALKTEKMVMFIILTLIVLVAAFGIASTLFMVVMEKTRDIAILKSMGATSRSVMRIFVFEGIIIGVLGTVIGVLSGLLVALNLEPIVNAVQRLTGFQLFSKDIYYLDHFPSLVIPSDVILISVTAVLISFVATLYPSWQASRMAPAEALRYE, from the coding sequence ATGCCATTTGAACTCTTCATCGGTCTCCGCTATCTCAAGGCGAAGCGCAAATCTACCTTCATTTCGCTGATAACCCTTATTTCCGTTGCCGGTGTGGCGCTGGGGGTGATGGCCCTGATCATCGTCCTGGCGGTTATGACCGGCTTTGAAGAGGACCTGAAGGATAAGATCCTCGGCACCAACGCCCATATCGTGGTGCTGAAGAGCAGTGACGGCATCGAAGATTACCCGCGTCTTACGGAACGGCTGATGGGGCTGAAGGGTGTTGTTGCGGCAACGCCGTTCATTTATAGCCAGGTGATGCTCACCACCGGCAAGAATGTGTCGGGCGTAGTCCTCCGCGGCATAGATACAAAGTCCGATGCCCAGGTGACCAATCTGCACAAGGCCGTTGTCGAGGGAAAACTGGCAGACCTGGATCGCCCGGCGCCGTTGCCGCTCAACAGCAGCGAAGCTCCGTCCCCCGGCGTGGTGATAGGCAAGGAACTGGCGAAAAACCTCAACCTGTTCCTCGGCGATACGGTTAACGTGGTGTCCCCCATGGGAAACATCACGCCGCTGGGGATGATGCCGAAGATGAAACGGTTCCGGGTTGTGGGCATATTCAATACCGGTATGTACGAATACGATTCAACGCTTGCCTACGTGGGGCTTGATGAGGCCCAGGCGTTCCTCGGGATGGGGAAGGCCGTTACCGGAATCCAGCTTAAGGTCGAGGATGTTTATAAAACCGGTATGCTTGTTCGCAGGATCAACAGCGAAATCGGCTATCCATATTTTGCCAGGGACTGGATGCAGATGAACAAGAACATCCTCTTTGCGCTGAAGACCGAAAAAATGGTGATGTTTATCATCTTGACCCTTATCGTTCTGGTAGCGGCTTTCGGCATCGCTTCCACCCTGTTCATGGTGGTGATGGAAAAAACACGAGATATCGCCATCCTTAAATCCATGGGTGCCACCAGCAGAAGCGTCATGCGTATCTTTGTTTTCGAGGGTATTATTATCGGCGTGCTCGGCACGGTGATCGGCGTGTTGAGCGGCCTGCTCGTGGCGCTGAACCTGGAGCCGATTGTTAATGCCGTTCAGCGGCTGACCGGTTTCCAATTGTTCAGCAAGGACATTTACTATCTGGACCATTTCCCTTCGCTGGTGATTCCGTCGGATGTGATCCTCATTTCCGTCACCGCAGTGCTGATCTCCTTTGTCGCGACCCTTTACCCGTCATGGCAGGCATCACGGATGGCCCCCGCGGAGGCGCTTCGCTATGAGTAA
- the lysS gene encoding lysine--tRNA ligase, protein MEELSELLLQRRRKVDTMWEAGVNPYPNDFKPQHTSADLFAAYGGSETIDEDPPNFVVAGRIIARRSFGKAAFVQLQDRKGRFQLYVKKDAIGDEVFGQFESFDIGDIVGAVGYPFRTKTGELSLHVLEIRLLTKSLLPLPEKFHGLTDVETRYRQRYVDLIVNPEVREVFAKRSRIVNLIRAFMVKNDFLEVETPMMQQIPGGATARPFVTHHNALDMELFLRIAPELYLKRLVVGGLDRVFEINRNFRNEGISVRHNPEFTMMEFYQAYATFEDLMNFTEELLCHVAHDVLGTLDFSYQGMPISFQRPWKRFTVKEAILEYGDIDAKSLEDRDMAFAYAKRIGLDLPEDIGYGKLVTEIFEEVAETKLIQPTFITAYPTEVSPLSRKNDHDPEIVDRFEFFCAGREMANAFSELNDPVDQKERFLAQVAAKAKGDEEAHYMDEDYIRALEYGLPPTAGEGIGIDRLVMLLTDAPSIRDVILFPQLRKEVK, encoded by the coding sequence ATAGAAGAGTTGAGTGAATTGTTGTTGCAGAGAAGACGTAAGGTTGACACCATGTGGGAGGCGGGGGTAAACCCTTATCCCAATGACTTTAAGCCGCAGCATACTTCGGCTGATCTGTTTGCCGCCTATGGCGGTTCGGAGACCATTGATGAAGATCCGCCCAATTTTGTAGTAGCCGGCAGGATCATTGCCCGCCGCTCTTTCGGCAAGGCGGCTTTTGTCCAGTTGCAGGATCGCAAGGGGCGCTTCCAGCTCTATGTGAAGAAAGACGCAATCGGCGATGAGGTTTTCGGCCAGTTTGAGTCCTTTGATATAGGCGATATTGTCGGCGCTGTCGGCTACCCGTTTCGCACCAAAACCGGCGAGCTTTCTCTCCATGTACTGGAGATAAGGTTGTTGACAAAATCCCTTCTTCCTTTGCCCGAGAAGTTTCATGGTCTTACCGATGTGGAGACCCGTTACCGCCAGCGTTATGTGGATCTCATCGTCAATCCCGAAGTGCGCGAGGTTTTTGCCAAGCGTTCCAGGATTGTTAATCTGATCCGTGCCTTCATGGTAAAAAACGACTTCCTCGAAGTCGAAACGCCGATGATGCAGCAGATTCCCGGGGGAGCCACGGCACGCCCTTTCGTTACCCACCACAATGCGCTCGATATGGAACTCTTTCTTCGCATCGCGCCGGAACTCTACCTGAAGAGGCTGGTGGTGGGAGGGCTCGACCGGGTTTTTGAAATCAACCGCAACTTCCGCAACGAGGGGATTTCCGTCCGCCACAACCCCGAGTTCACCATGATGGAGTTTTACCAGGCTTACGCTACCTTCGAAGACCTGATGAACTTTACGGAAGAGCTCCTCTGCCATGTGGCGCATGACGTGCTCGGCACACTCGATTTTAGTTACCAGGGAATGCCTATCAGCTTTCAGCGCCCCTGGAAACGATTTACCGTCAAGGAAGCGATCCTGGAGTACGGGGATATCGATGCCAAATCACTCGAAGACCGCGACATGGCCTTTGCCTATGCAAAACGGATCGGGCTCGACCTCCCAGAGGATATCGGCTACGGCAAGCTGGTTACCGAAATATTCGAGGAGGTCGCAGAAACCAAACTGATCCAGCCGACGTTCATCACCGCTTATCCAACCGAGGTGTCCCCACTGTCCCGCAAAAACGACCATGACCCGGAGATTGTCGACCGTTTCGAGTTTTTCTGCGCCGGACGGGAAATGGCCAACGCATTTTCCGAGCTCAACGATCCGGTGGATCAGAAGGAACGTTTCCTTGCCCAGGTCGCGGCCAAGGCGAAAGGCGACGAAGAGGCCCACTACATGGATGAGGACTACATCCGGGCTCTTGAATACGGCCTGCCGCCCACTGCGGGCGAGGGGATCGGCATAGACCGCCTTGTGATGCTCCTTACCGATGCGCCTTCAATCCGTGACGTCATTCTCTTCCCGCAATTGCGGAAAGAAGTGAAATAA
- the ettA gene encoding energy-dependent translational throttle protein EttA encodes MAIEPNKVIYSMIGVSKFYDKKPILKDIYLSYFYGAKIGVLGLNGSGKSSLLRILAGVDKEFNGKAVLSAGYTVGFLEQEPKLDETKTVREIVEQGVQETVDLVNEFNEINARFAEPMSDDEMTKLCDRQAEVQEKLDHLDAWDLDARLEMAMDALRCPPGETKVAVLSGGEKRRVALCRLLLQKPDILLLDEPTNHLDAESVAWLEHHLQRYAGTIIAVTHDRYFLDNVAGWILELDRGQGIPWQGNYSSWLEQKQQRLSQEEKAETERQKTLQRELEWIKMSPKGRHAKGKARISSYEQLLTQDSEKRAKDLEIYIPPGPRLGDIVVEADSVSKAYGDRLLVEGMSFRLPPGGIVGVIGPNGAGKTTLFRMITDQEEPDSGNIRVGETVKLAYVDQSRDNLNPEQTIWEAISDGQDIIQLGKQTVNSRAYVGRFNFSGADQQKKVGMLSGGERNRVHLAKMLKEGGNVILLDEPTNDLDVNTMRALEEALENFAGCAVVISHDRWFLDRIATHILAFEGDSKVVWFEGNYSEYEEDRHARLGTAADQPHRIKYRQLTRV; translated from the coding sequence ATGGCAATCGAACCGAATAAAGTCATCTACTCCATGATAGGGGTAAGCAAGTTTTACGACAAAAAACCGATACTGAAAGACATCTACCTCTCCTACTTCTACGGCGCCAAGATCGGCGTACTCGGCTTGAACGGCTCGGGGAAAAGCTCCCTCCTCCGGATCCTTGCCGGCGTGGACAAGGAGTTCAACGGCAAGGCGGTCCTCTCCGCCGGTTACACGGTGGGCTTCCTCGAACAGGAACCAAAGCTGGACGAGACGAAAACCGTCCGCGAGATCGTTGAGCAGGGGGTACAGGAAACCGTCGACCTCGTTAACGAATTTAATGAGATCAACGCCAGGTTCGCCGAACCCATGTCCGACGACGAGATGACCAAACTCTGCGACCGCCAGGCCGAAGTGCAGGAAAAACTGGACCACCTTGACGCCTGGGACCTGGACGCCCGCCTGGAAATGGCCATGGATGCGCTGCGCTGCCCCCCGGGCGAGACAAAGGTTGCGGTGCTCTCCGGCGGTGAAAAACGGCGCGTGGCCCTTTGCCGGCTGCTCCTGCAGAAACCGGATATCCTGCTGCTCGACGAACCGACCAACCATCTGGACGCCGAGTCCGTAGCCTGGCTGGAGCATCACCTGCAGCGCTATGCAGGCACGATCATCGCCGTCACCCATGACCGCTACTTCCTCGACAACGTGGCCGGCTGGATCCTGGAGCTGGACCGGGGCCAGGGCATCCCCTGGCAGGGGAACTACTCGTCGTGGCTGGAGCAGAAACAGCAGCGCCTCTCCCAGGAGGAGAAGGCCGAGACCGAGCGGCAAAAGACCCTCCAGCGCGAGCTGGAATGGATCAAGATGTCTCCCAAGGGACGCCATGCCAAGGGAAAGGCGCGCATCAGCTCCTATGAACAGCTCCTTACCCAGGATAGCGAAAAGCGCGCCAAAGACCTGGAGATATACATCCCGCCCGGGCCGCGTCTCGGCGATATCGTTGTCGAAGCGGACAGCGTCAGCAAAGCCTATGGCGACCGGCTCCTCGTTGAAGGAATGAGTTTCCGCCTGCCGCCGGGGGGGATCGTCGGCGTTATCGGCCCCAACGGCGCCGGCAAGACCACGCTGTTCAGGATGATTACCGACCAGGAAGAGCCTGACAGCGGAAACATCCGAGTCGGTGAAACCGTGAAACTCGCCTACGTCGACCAGAGCCGCGACAACCTCAACCCGGAGCAGACCATCTGGGAAGCGATCTCCGACGGCCAGGACATCATCCAGCTCGGCAAGCAGACGGTCAACTCCCGCGCCTATGTCGGCCGCTTCAACTTTTCCGGCGCCGACCAGCAGAAGAAGGTGGGTATGCTCTCCGGGGGAGAGAGAAACCGGGTGCACCTGGCCAAGATGCTCAAGGAGGGGGGAAACGTCATCCTCCTCGACGAACCGACCAACGATCTGGACGTGAACACCATGCGTGCGCTGGAAGAAGCCTTGGAAAACTTTGCCGGCTGCGCCGTGGTCATCAGCCACGACCGCTGGTTTCTTGACCGGATCGCCACCCACATCCTCGCCTTCGAAGGGGACAGCAAGGTGGTCTGGTTCGAGGGGAACTATTCCGAATACGAAGAAGACCGCCACGCCCGGCTCGGCACCGCCGCCGACCAGCCGCACCGGATCAAGTACCGGCAGTTGACCCGGGTATAA
- the hisG gene encoding ATP phosphoribosyltransferase yields MSNILKFGIPKGSLEDATVDLFKQAGWQVGISSRSYFPTIDDEEMNCKLIRPQEMGKYVERGTIDVGIAGRDWVRENDSDVIEVCEMVYSKVSRRPVRWVLVVSQDSPVQKPEDLHGATISTELVGFTKRYFAERNIPVTVEFSWGATEAKVVDGLCDAIVEVTETGSTIRANNLRIVCDLMESVPVLIVNKAAWADPWKQAKIQQIATLLKSALAAEGMVGLKMNAPNSAVDAITEILPSLNNPTVSHLYNSDWVSIESILPEKEVRSIVPKLLKMGAEGIVEYPLNKII; encoded by the coding sequence ATGTCCAATATCCTGAAATTCGGTATTCCTAAAGGTAGTCTGGAAGATGCAACCGTTGACCTGTTCAAGCAGGCGGGCTGGCAGGTGGGGATATCATCCCGCAGCTACTTTCCCACCATCGACGACGAGGAGATGAACTGCAAGCTGATCCGTCCCCAGGAGATGGGCAAATACGTGGAGCGCGGCACCATCGACGTGGGGATTGCCGGCCGCGACTGGGTGCGGGAAAACGATTCCGATGTGATTGAAGTCTGCGAGATGGTCTACTCCAAGGTGTCACGCCGACCGGTCCGTTGGGTGCTGGTAGTGAGTCAGGACTCACCGGTGCAAAAGCCGGAAGACCTCCACGGCGCCACTATCTCCACCGAACTGGTAGGTTTCACCAAGCGCTACTTCGCCGAGCGGAACATCCCGGTGACGGTGGAGTTCTCCTGGGGGGCGACCGAAGCTAAGGTAGTGGACGGTCTCTGCGATGCCATTGTCGAGGTCACGGAAACCGGTTCCACCATCCGGGCCAACAATCTGCGCATCGTCTGCGATCTGATGGAGTCGGTGCCGGTGCTGATCGTCAACAAGGCGGCCTGGGCAGACCCCTGGAAACAAGCCAAAATCCAGCAGATAGCCACCTTGCTCAAGTCGGCTCTGGCCGCCGAGGGGATGGTGGGGCTCAAGATGAATGCGCCGAACAGTGCGGTAGACGCCATCACCGAAATCCTCCCCAGCCTGAACAACCCGACGGTTTCCCACCTGTATAACTCCGACTGGGTCTCCATCGAGAGCATCCTCCCCGAGAAGGAGGTTCGTTCCATTGTACCGAAGCTCTTGAAGATGGGGGCGGAGGGGATTGTGGAGTATCCGCTGAACAAGATCATTTAG
- the hisI gene encoding phosphoribosyl-AMP cyclohydrolase, whose product MIKLDFEKMGGLIPAVIQDHESGEVLMVAFMDEKTLNLTLETGKTWFFSRTRNKYWMKGEESGNTQEVKEVLTDCDADTVVIKVKQNGPAACHTGNRSCFYVKWENGEWVEHSNPLFDPNEVYKK is encoded by the coding sequence ATGATCAAGCTTGATTTTGAAAAGATGGGAGGATTGATTCCAGCGGTCATTCAGGACCATGAATCCGGCGAGGTACTGATGGTGGCCTTCATGGATGAGAAGACCCTGAACCTGACCCTGGAAACCGGGAAAACCTGGTTCTTCAGCCGTACCCGCAACAAGTACTGGATGAAGGGCGAGGAGTCTGGGAACACCCAGGAGGTGAAGGAGGTCCTCACCGACTGCGATGCGGACACGGTGGTTATCAAGGTGAAGCAGAACGGCCCTGCCGCCTGCCACACCGGCAACAGGAGCTGTTTTTACGTGAAATGGGAAAACGGTGAATGGGTCGAGCATTCGAACCCGCTCTTTGATCCGAACGAAGTCTACAAAAAATGA